In one Streptomyces sp. T12 genomic region, the following are encoded:
- a CDS encoding alpha/beta hydrolase fold domain-containing protein yields MSLLARPALAFPAAKVMQRLNALLADRHVASSLYKRYPEYPRNTLELTVPTSVAPARAVVYVPDRPADAPLPPVHVNFHGGGFVLPPVELDDPLCRFLAAEAGAVVVNVDYVVAPQHPFPAPPHQAYEVVAWVAEHGAEHGWDGSLLTVGGQSAGGALAAAVARQALEKGGPSIALQILHYPPLDLVTSARDKRSVIAKPLLRPWMADVFDTSYVPDLSLRGDPLVSPAHPSDTADLTGIAPAFVITPEHDLLRAEGTRYAERLRRAGSLHDHCDVPGADHGYDQNDAETARSVYGLMAQHMRQAVYPD; encoded by the coding sequence ATGTCTCTCCTGGCCCGGCCGGCGCTCGCCTTTCCCGCCGCCAAAGTGATGCAGCGTCTGAATGCCCTGCTGGCGGACCGGCATGTCGCGTCCTCCCTGTACAAGCGCTATCCGGAGTACCCGCGGAACACCCTTGAGCTGACCGTCCCGACCTCCGTCGCCCCGGCCCGCGCTGTCGTGTACGTACCCGACCGTCCCGCCGACGCGCCGTTGCCGCCGGTCCATGTGAACTTCCACGGTGGCGGCTTCGTCCTGCCGCCTGTCGAGTTGGACGACCCGCTGTGCCGATTCCTCGCGGCCGAGGCGGGTGCGGTGGTGGTGAACGTGGACTACGTCGTCGCGCCGCAGCACCCCTTTCCGGCGCCGCCTCACCAGGCGTACGAGGTCGTCGCGTGGGTCGCCGAACACGGCGCGGAACACGGCTGGGACGGCAGCCTTCTCACCGTGGGAGGCCAGAGCGCCGGAGGAGCCCTCGCGGCTGCGGTGGCCCGCCAGGCACTGGAGAAAGGAGGCCCCTCCATCGCTCTGCAGATCCTGCACTATCCCCCCTTGGACCTCGTCACCTCTGCCAGGGACAAGCGCTCGGTCATCGCCAAACCGCTGCTGCGCCCGTGGATGGCGGATGTCTTCGACACCTCCTACGTACCGGACCTCAGCCTGCGCGGCGATCCGCTGGTCTCCCCCGCCCATCCCTCCGACACCGCCGACCTGACCGGTATCGCCCCCGCCTTCGTCATCACGCCCGAGCACGACCTCCTGCGTGCGGAAGGCACCCGCTACGCCGAGCGACTGCGCAGGGCCGGATCGCTCCACGACCACTGCGACGTGCCCGGCGCCGACCACGGCTACGACCAGAACGACGCCGAAACAGCCCGAAGCGTCTACGGTTTGATGGCCCAGCACATGCGCCAGGCGGTGTACCCCGACTGA
- a CDS encoding AI-2E family transporter, which translates to MNRPGPTERLRTERRYDPLPEIARRVAVGSALVLLVSGVVSVVVWFCVAFETVVTPVLLALLGAALLGPLYRRLIAMRINKSLAAGLTCAAVVVVMGGAAYIVVTALIDTGDQIVSSLRDAAGSIEERFAVAGTSLDDLAANAKDLLSKFGGTAVSGLLSGVSVVVEMAATGTLAILLMFFFLRDSDRAVAALHSLAPRGSGESLEVMARRAFQAIEGFMRGTTIVAFVDAVCITVGLLVLDVPGAVGLGALVFIGAYIPYLGALLSGAVAVLVAFADGGFGTAMWVLGIVFVVQLLEGNVLQPMIQSRTLQMHPAVILVALTAGASVAGVLGMLLSVPMTAAVFGVVSELRGRYQQEGRGTEEAAVKTLVDPGTDPGKPRRRSRRLRGAVSEA; encoded by the coding sequence ATGAACAGGCCGGGGCCGACAGAACGGCTCCGAACGGAACGCCGATACGACCCACTCCCAGAGATCGCCCGACGCGTGGCCGTGGGGAGCGCGCTGGTACTCCTCGTCAGCGGTGTCGTCTCCGTGGTGGTGTGGTTCTGCGTCGCGTTCGAGACCGTCGTGACGCCGGTTCTGCTCGCGCTGCTCGGTGCGGCCCTGCTCGGCCCGCTGTATCGGCGGCTGATCGCGATGAGGATCAACAAATCGCTCGCCGCCGGGCTGACCTGTGCCGCCGTCGTCGTGGTCATGGGCGGGGCGGCGTACATCGTGGTGACCGCCCTCATCGACACGGGGGACCAGATCGTCTCCTCGCTGCGCGACGCAGCCGGGTCGATCGAGGAGAGGTTCGCGGTGGCGGGGACGTCCCTGGACGATCTCGCCGCGAACGCGAAGGACCTGCTGTCGAAGTTCGGTGGCACCGCCGTATCCGGCCTGCTGAGCGGCGTGAGCGTGGTCGTCGAGATGGCCGCGACGGGCACACTCGCGATCCTGCTGATGTTCTTCTTCCTGCGTGACTCCGACCGGGCCGTCGCCGCACTGCACTCGCTCGCCCCTCGGGGCTCCGGTGAGAGCCTTGAGGTGATGGCCCGTCGCGCCTTCCAGGCGATCGAGGGCTTCATGCGCGGCACCACGATCGTCGCGTTCGTCGACGCCGTCTGCATCACTGTCGGTCTGCTCGTCCTGGACGTGCCGGGGGCGGTCGGGCTCGGGGCGCTGGTGTTCATCGGCGCGTACATCCCGTACCTCGGTGCGCTCCTGTCCGGCGCGGTCGCCGTCCTGGTCGCCTTCGCCGACGGTGGTTTCGGTACCGCGATGTGGGTCCTGGGCATCGTCTTCGTGGTGCAGCTCCTCGAGGGCAACGTGCTCCAGCCGATGATCCAGAGCCGCACGCTGCAGATGCACCCCGCGGTGATTCTGGTGGCCCTCACAGCCGGCGCCTCGGTCGCCGGGGTCCTCGGCATGCTTCTCTCCGTGCCCATGACCGCGGCCGTGTTCGGAGTGGTGTCGGAGCTGCGGGGCCGCTACCAGCAAGAAGGCAGGGGTACGGAAGAAGCGGCGGTCAAGACTCTCGTCGACCCCGGAACCGATCCGGGAAAGCCGCGACGGCGCTCACGCAGGCTCAGGGGCGCGGTGTCCGAAGCCTGA
- a CDS encoding sensor histidine kinase, giving the protein MGFTVPLLARQRHPVAVFAVITVFSLAEAVSGLLTNAHFLAQLIMLYNLARFAPPVHLAVAVAITVPQTIVTIMTFAQDTQMSRIDSPLAVTIDLVLCILAIAGLGLAGRVARSYIIALEDQAARLQVERDQRARLAEATERARISREMHDILGHTLAVVVGLADGAAGLAETNPKKSGETLRIIADSGRGALADLRRLLTAIREEGRHEAPFHPQPGTGDLGALLERTRAAGPDARLETAGDLTGLPAGLQLAVYRIVQEALTNTLKHAASDTAVRVAVIAEQDAVHVTVEDTGPPALERARSSEGGGQGLLGMRERAALYQGTVTAGPNSAGGWSVRAVLHSTPPVKAGLDAHQA; this is encoded by the coding sequence ATGGGATTCACCGTCCCGCTGCTCGCGCGGCAGCGCCATCCGGTTGCGGTCTTCGCCGTCATCACGGTCTTTTCCCTGGCGGAGGCCGTGTCCGGGCTTCTCACCAACGCTCATTTCCTCGCGCAACTGATCATGCTGTACAACCTCGCCCGGTTCGCCCCACCGGTTCATTTGGCCGTCGCGGTCGCGATCACCGTCCCCCAGACCATCGTGACGATCATGACCTTCGCGCAGGACACCCAGATGTCACGGATCGACAGCCCGCTGGCGGTGACAATCGACCTGGTGCTCTGCATTCTCGCCATCGCCGGTCTGGGACTGGCCGGCCGGGTGGCGCGCTCGTACATCATCGCCCTGGAGGACCAGGCGGCGCGTCTGCAGGTGGAACGCGATCAGCGGGCTCGTCTCGCGGAGGCCACGGAACGGGCACGTATCTCCCGGGAGATGCACGACATCCTCGGACACACCCTCGCCGTCGTGGTCGGTCTGGCCGACGGTGCGGCGGGGCTGGCCGAGACCAATCCGAAGAAGAGCGGGGAAACACTGCGGATCATCGCGGACAGCGGGCGCGGCGCCCTGGCCGACCTGCGTCGGCTCCTCACCGCGATTCGTGAGGAGGGACGCCATGAGGCGCCCTTTCACCCCCAGCCGGGTACGGGCGATCTCGGGGCTCTGCTGGAGCGGACCCGTGCGGCCGGCCCCGACGCCCGTCTCGAAACCGCCGGGGACCTGACCGGCCTGCCCGCAGGACTGCAACTCGCTGTGTACCGCATAGTCCAGGAAGCCCTGACGAACACCCTCAAGCACGCCGCCTCCGACACCGCGGTCCGTGTCGCCGTGATAGCGGAGCAGGACGCCGTGCACGTCACCGTCGAGGACACGGGTCCGCCCGCCCTCGAACGGGCTCGTTCCTCGGAAGGCGGTGGACAGGGGCTTCTCGGCATGCGGGAACGCGCCGCGCTCTACCAGGGGACGGTCACCGCCGGTCCGAACTCCGCCGGCGGCTGGAGCGTTCGCGCCGTCCTGCATTCGACGCCGCCGGTGAAGGCGGGCCTGGACGCACACCAGGCATGA
- a CDS encoding sensor histidine kinase, translated as MPILCAALGVQPLLEYDGPGPAVPVSLVLLAGITVPLLWRQSRPVPVFAVVTAFSLAEAACGVLTNAHFLAQLIMLYNLARFATPVALAGAVSVVVPQTLVTVLAFSSDVQLQRITTALALAVMLVLGMIAMAGLGLGGRVARLYITALQDRAVRLEVERDQRVRLAEAAERARISREMHDILGHTLAVMVGLADGAAGLAEAKPKRGAETLQLIADSGRGALADLRRLLGTLRENATASCDSPLAPQPALTDLDALLERVRAAGPTVTLTTEGDLAALPAGLQLTVYRIVQEALTNTLKHAALTTTIDVAVVATSATVRVAVEDSGPPHTPRKRPRDDKGQGLLGMRERAALYQGTVFTGPNARGGWSVRAQLHLLPPTNPPTPTEKHPA; from the coding sequence ATGCCGATCCTGTGTGCCGCGCTCGGCGTCCAGCCCCTGCTCGAGTACGACGGCCCCGGGCCCGCTGTCCCCGTCTCACTGGTTCTGCTGGCCGGGATCACCGTCCCCCTGCTGTGGCGCCAGAGCCGTCCCGTCCCGGTGTTCGCCGTCGTCACGGCCTTCTCCCTGGCGGAGGCCGCATGCGGAGTGCTGACCAACGCACACTTCCTCGCCCAACTGATCATGCTGTACAACCTGGCCCGCTTCGCCACTCCCGTCGCGTTGGCCGGGGCCGTGTCGGTCGTGGTGCCTCAGACGCTGGTCACCGTCCTCGCGTTCTCGTCCGACGTACAGCTCCAGCGCATCACCACCGCCCTGGCGCTGGCCGTGATGCTGGTGCTCGGCATGATCGCGATGGCCGGACTGGGGCTGGGCGGCCGGGTCGCGCGCCTGTATATCACCGCTCTGCAGGACCGGGCCGTGCGGCTGGAGGTGGAGCGGGACCAGCGGGTCCGGCTCGCGGAAGCGGCGGAACGGGCCCGCATCTCCCGGGAGATGCACGACATCCTCGGACACACCCTCGCCGTCATGGTCGGTCTCGCCGACGGTGCGGCCGGGCTGGCCGAGGCCAAGCCCAAGCGGGGCGCCGAGACGCTGCAGCTCATCGCCGACAGCGGGCGTGGTGCGCTGGCGGACCTGCGCCGGCTCCTCGGTACCCTCCGCGAGAACGCAACCGCGTCCTGCGACTCCCCGCTGGCGCCCCAGCCCGCCCTGACCGACCTCGACGCCCTCCTGGAGAGGGTCCGGGCCGCCGGCCCCACCGTGACCCTGACCACCGAGGGGGATCTCGCCGCCCTCCCTGCAGGACTGCAGCTCACCGTCTACCGCATCGTGCAGGAAGCCCTGACCAACACCCTCAAGCACGCGGCTCTTACCACGACGATCGACGTGGCCGTCGTGGCGACCTCCGCGACGGTGCGTGTCGCTGTCGAGGACAGCGGTCCGCCACACACGCCACGCAAGCGCCCCCGGGACGACAAGGGGCAGGGGCTCCTCGGTATGCGCGAGCGCGCCGCGCTCTACCAAGGGACGGTGTTCACCGGCCCGAACGCCCGGGGCGGCTGGAGCGTCCGGGCGCAGCTGCACCTCCTCCCGCCCACCAACCCGCCTACGCCTACGGAGAAGCACCCGGCATGA
- a CDS encoding response regulator transcription factor gives MTTVLIVDDQALQRLGFSMLMEQHPDLSVVGEATHGAEAVRMTAELHPDVVLMDVRMPGMDGIEATRRIVTSGGRSRVLVMTTFDLDEYAYDALRAGASGFLLKDALPEELVAGIRAVAAGDAVISPGLTRKLIDAFTTRLPGHTADQTRQLEALTEREIEVLTAVATGCSNAEVAEQLHLAETTVKSHVSRILAKIGARDRVQAVIFAYDVGLVRPA, from the coding sequence ATGACCACTGTCCTCATCGTCGACGACCAGGCGCTGCAACGCCTCGGCTTCAGCATGCTCATGGAACAGCACCCCGACCTCAGCGTGGTCGGCGAGGCCACACACGGCGCCGAAGCGGTACGCATGACGGCCGAACTCCACCCGGACGTCGTCCTGATGGACGTACGCATGCCCGGAATGGACGGCATCGAGGCGACCCGACGCATCGTCACCTCCGGTGGCCGCTCCCGCGTGCTGGTCATGACCACCTTCGACCTGGACGAGTACGCCTACGACGCCCTGCGCGCCGGAGCCAGCGGCTTCCTCCTCAAGGACGCCCTGCCCGAGGAGCTCGTCGCCGGTATCCGCGCGGTCGCCGCCGGGGACGCCGTCATCTCACCGGGTCTGACCCGCAAGCTCATCGACGCGTTCACCACGCGCCTGCCCGGCCACACCGCCGATCAGACACGACAGCTGGAAGCCCTCACCGAACGCGAGATCGAGGTCCTCACTGCGGTCGCCACCGGCTGCAGCAACGCCGAGGTCGCCGAACAGCTGCACCTGGCCGAGACCACCGTGAAGTCCCATGTCAGCCGCATCCTGGCCAAGATCGGTGCGCGGGACCGGGTCCAGGCGGTCATCTTCGCCTACGACGTGGGGCTCGTGAGGCCGGCATGA